Proteins encoded in a region of the Tumebacillus sp. BK434 genome:
- a CDS encoding ATP-binding protein has product MTWPFSRRYSLFGGSFLFRLCRVNYTPAVTTSAHDLVQTLQDAHRSGSIQQKMRAYTNPNMLLIDEIGYRKMDETAAHFFFQIVSERYEKGSIVLTSHKSFGMWGDIFDDTVLATAILDRLLHHSSTINIKWESYRVKEKKKAGFFRSENQADQNE; this is encoded by the coding sequence ATGACTTGGCCGTTTTCGAGGAGATATTCGCTATTTGGTGGGTCATTTCTTTTTCGGCTATGCCGGGTCAATTATACTCCGGCGGTGACAACGTCAGCTCATGACCTTGTTCAGACACTCCAAGACGCACATCGCAGTGGTTCAATTCAGCAGAAGATGCGAGCCTACACCAATCCTAACATGCTCTTGATTGATGAAATTGGGTATCGAAAAATGGATGAAACAGCTGCCCACTTCTTCTTTCAAATCGTCTCGGAGAGGTATGAAAAAGGATCCATCGTGCTAACATCCCACAAGTCCTTCGGAATGTGGGGAGATATCTTTGATGATACCGTCTTGGCGACAGCCATTCTAGACCGCCTCCTCCACCATTCCAGCACCATCAACATTAAATGGGAGAGTTATAGAGTGAAGGAAAAGAAAAAAGCGGGGTTCTTTAGGTCAGAGAATCAAGCGGATCAGAATGAGTAA